In Persicimonas caeni, a single window of DNA contains:
- the tkt gene encoding transketolase → MSDASKKGIEELTVNTIRTLAMDAVQKANSGHPGAPMGLAPAAYVVWHNHLRHNPKNPDWHDRDRFILSNGHASMLLYAMLHLTGYEQMTLEQIENFRQWDSATPGHPENFETEGVEMTTGPLGQGFATAVGMALSEAQLNERFDGVVDHFTYVFCSDGDLMEGISHEAASLAGHLGLGKLVYIFDDNSITIDGGTDLTFTEDVQKRFEAYGWHVQTVEDGNDLDAIDEAVEAAKQVTDKPSIIALRTVIGYGSPNKAGKSSSHGSPLGDDEIAATKAALGWEYDEPFFVPEEVQAHMSAAVDRGHQLESEWADRLEKYAEEAPEKYAELTRRLAGKLPEGWDADLPTFEPDAKGMATRKSSGAVVKELYAKLPEFTGGSADLAGSNKTLFEEFGIMSPGHFDAQNIHFGVREHAMFAIANGMTLHGGTRGFGATFLIFSDYMRPALRLAALMQTPSIGVFTHDSIGLGEDGPTHQPIEHLASLRAMPNMTVLRPADANEVRECWQVAIENTTGPSSLALTRQSVPTLDREALGSVGDATKGAYILADSDADEPEVILMASGSEVAVCLDAYKKLTDEGVAARVVSMPSWEVFEAQDDAWKEQVLPKSVTKRVAVEAAATFGWERYTGWDGHVHGLDRFGKSAPAGEVFEKLGFTGDNIAELAKGLL, encoded by the coding sequence ATGAGCGACGCGAGCAAGAAAGGCATCGAAGAGTTGACCGTCAACACCATCCGCACCCTGGCCATGGACGCCGTCCAGAAGGCCAACAGCGGCCACCCGGGCGCCCCCATGGGCCTGGCCCCCGCCGCCTACGTGGTGTGGCACAATCACCTGCGTCACAACCCCAAGAACCCCGACTGGCACGACCGCGACCGGTTCATCCTGTCGAACGGCCACGCCTCCATGCTGCTGTACGCCATGCTTCACCTGACCGGCTACGAGCAGATGACCCTCGAGCAGATCGAGAACTTCCGCCAGTGGGACAGCGCCACCCCCGGCCACCCCGAAAACTTCGAGACCGAAGGCGTCGAGATGACCACCGGCCCGCTCGGCCAGGGGTTTGCGACCGCCGTGGGCATGGCCCTGAGCGAAGCGCAGCTCAACGAGCGCTTCGACGGCGTGGTCGACCACTTCACCTACGTCTTCTGCTCCGACGGCGACCTCATGGAGGGCATCTCCCATGAGGCCGCTTCGCTCGCCGGCCACCTCGGCCTGGGCAAGCTCGTCTACATCTTCGACGACAACAGCATCACCATCGACGGCGGCACCGACCTGACGTTCACCGAGGACGTCCAGAAGCGCTTCGAGGCCTACGGCTGGCACGTGCAGACCGTCGAGGACGGCAACGATCTCGACGCCATCGACGAGGCGGTCGAGGCCGCCAAGCAGGTCACCGACAAGCCCAGCATCATCGCGCTGCGCACCGTCATCGGCTACGGCTCGCCCAACAAGGCCGGCAAGTCCTCCTCGCACGGCTCGCCGCTGGGCGACGACGAAATCGCCGCCACCAAAGCGGCGCTCGGCTGGGAGTACGACGAGCCGTTCTTCGTGCCCGAAGAAGTCCAGGCCCACATGAGCGCGGCGGTCGATCGCGGCCACCAGCTCGAGAGCGAGTGGGCCGACCGCCTCGAGAAATACGCCGAAGAGGCCCCCGAGAAATACGCCGAGCTCACCCGCCGGCTCGCCGGCAAGCTCCCCGAGGGCTGGGACGCCGACCTGCCCACCTTCGAGCCCGACGCCAAGGGCATGGCCACCCGCAAGTCGAGCGGCGCGGTCGTCAAAGAGCTGTACGCCAAGCTCCCCGAGTTCACCGGCGGCTCGGCCGACCTGGCCGGCTCGAACAAGACGCTCTTCGAAGAGTTCGGCATCATGAGCCCGGGCCACTTCGACGCCCAGAACATCCACTTCGGAGTGCGCGAGCACGCCATGTTCGCCATCGCCAACGGCATGACGCTGCACGGCGGCACCCGCGGCTTCGGCGCCACGTTCCTGATCTTCTCGGACTACATGCGCCCGGCGCTGCGCCTGGCCGCGCTCATGCAGACCCCGTCGATCGGCGTGTTCACCCACGATTCCATCGGTCTGGGCGAAGACGGCCCCACCCACCAGCCCATCGAGCACCTGGCCTCGCTGCGCGCCATGCCCAACATGACGGTGCTGCGCCCCGCCGACGCCAACGAAGTGCGCGAGTGCTGGCAGGTCGCCATCGAGAACACCACCGGCCCGTCGTCCCTGGCGCTCACCCGCCAGTCGGTGCCCACCCTCGACCGCGAGGCGCTCGGCAGCGTCGGCGACGCCACCAAAGGCGCCTACATCCTGGCCGACAGCGACGCCGATGAGCCGGAGGTCATCTTGATGGCCTCGGGCAGCGAAGTCGCCGTCTGCCTCGACGCCTACAAAAAGCTCACCGACGAGGGCGTCGCCGCCCGCGTCGTCAGCATGCCCTCCTGGGAGGTCTTCGAGGCGCAAGACGACGCCTGGAAGGAGCAAGTCCTTCCCAAGAGCGTCACCAAACGCGTGGCCGTCGAGGCCGCCGCCACCTTCGGCTGGGAGCGCTACACGGGCTGGGACGGCCACGTCCACGGCCTCGATCGCTTCGGCAAGTCGGCCCCGGCCGGCGAAGTGTTCGAGAAGCTCGGCTTTACCGGCGACAACATCGCCGAGTTGGCCAAAGGGCTTCTGTGA
- a CDS encoding DUF1328 domain-containing protein codes for MLKWALVFLVVAIVAAVFGFGGIAAGAATIAKILFFVFLGIFLLMLIAGLMRGSSLST; via the coding sequence ATGCTGAAGTGGGCGCTTGTATTTCTCGTCGTCGCTATCGTTGCAGCCGTCTTTGGTTTTGGTGGCATCGCAGCAGGCGCGGCGACGATCGCAAAGATTCTGTTCTTCGTGTTCCTGGGCATCTTCCTGCTCATGCTCATCGCAGGTTTGATGCGCGGATCGAGCCTTAGCACATGA
- a CDS encoding NAD(P)/FAD-dependent oxidoreductase, which produces MVQQRLAILGAGPIGLETALYALGKGYEVQVYERDMPGAHVARWGHVRLFSPWEMNRSPWGERAVREAGHELADAEAFPTGREYLDRYLLPLARLERLRGRIHEGSKVVGVSRRHALKGHYIGDEKRAEGPFVLLLDEADGERYVEADIVIDTTGVYDQPGHLGPGGLPALGERAADRLIERHIPDVLGTDRAQYEGKTTLLVGNGYSAVTSAHLLAKLHADAPETHVHWLLLDDAPPYAPMADDPLPERLALATFGNDAARGQVDGIAPVFGQLQRLELSNDGLVADVDLVDGTRTLELDRVIGNVGYKPDASLYRELQIHQCYASEGPMKLAAYLLSQSGGGGDCLAQTSGGFETLVSPEPDFYILGAKSYGRNSDFLLKLGFEQIEELFAGLQ; this is translated from the coding sequence GTGGTACAGCAGCGACTTGCAATTTTGGGGGCCGGACCGATCGGACTCGAGACCGCGCTGTACGCGCTCGGCAAGGGCTATGAGGTACAGGTTTACGAGCGCGACATGCCCGGCGCCCACGTCGCCAGGTGGGGCCACGTACGCCTGTTCTCGCCCTGGGAGATGAACCGAAGCCCGTGGGGCGAGCGCGCGGTACGCGAGGCGGGCCACGAGCTGGCCGACGCCGAGGCGTTTCCGACCGGCCGCGAGTACCTCGACCGCTATCTGCTGCCGCTGGCGCGCCTCGAAAGGCTGCGCGGCCGCATCCACGAGGGCAGCAAGGTCGTCGGCGTCTCCCGACGCCACGCGCTCAAGGGCCACTACATCGGCGACGAGAAGCGCGCCGAAGGCCCCTTCGTCCTCCTGCTCGACGAAGCCGACGGCGAGCGCTACGTCGAGGCCGACATCGTCATCGACACCACCGGCGTGTATGACCAACCCGGCCACCTCGGCCCCGGCGGGCTGCCCGCCCTGGGCGAACGCGCCGCCGACAGACTCATCGAGCGCCACATCCCCGACGTGCTCGGCACCGACCGCGCACAATACGAAGGCAAGACGACGCTGCTCGTCGGAAACGGCTACTCGGCGGTCACCTCGGCGCATCTGCTGGCCAAGCTGCACGCCGACGCCCCCGAAACACACGTCCACTGGCTGCTGCTCGACGACGCCCCGCCCTACGCCCCCATGGCCGACGACCCGCTCCCCGAGCGCCTCGCCCTGGCCACCTTCGGCAACGACGCCGCCCGCGGCCAGGTCGACGGCATCGCCCCGGTCTTCGGCCAACTGCAACGCCTCGAACTCAGCAATGACGGGCTCGTCGCCGACGTCGACTTGGTCGACGGCACGCGCACCCTCGAGCTCGACCGAGTCATCGGCAACGTGGGCTACAAGCCCGACGCGAGCCTGTACCGCGAGCTGCAGATCCACCAGTGCTACGCCTCCGAAGGCCCCATGAAGCTCGCCGCCTACCTGCTCAGTCAAAGCGGCGGCGGCGGCGACTGCCTCGCGCAGACCAGCGGCGGCTTCGAAACCCTGGTCAGCCCGGAACCCGACTTTTACATTTTGGGCGCAAAGAGTTACGGACGTAACTCGGACTTCTTGCTCAAGCTAGGCTTCGAGCAAATCGAAGAGTTATTCGCCGGACTGCAGTAA
- the miaE gene encoding tRNA-(ms[2]io[6]A)-hydroxylase, whose protein sequence is MFKLRADTPPEWAVYVADHLDQFLIDHAACERKASANAMHFVVRYPDRADIVDAMVEVAREELEHFHDVFHLMQERGVELAADEKDPYVNALLKKSHKKGEKRLLDRLLLGSIIEYRGCERFAMLSRELAKRPDDAALAEFYKELAASESKHRGDFYELALNHFDRDDVEARLDFWLDLEGQIVDELPIRAALH, encoded by the coding sequence ATGTTCAAATTGAGAGCCGACACCCCACCCGAGTGGGCCGTCTACGTCGCCGACCACCTCGACCAATTCCTCATCGACCACGCCGCCTGCGAGCGAAAGGCCTCGGCCAACGCCATGCACTTCGTGGTGCGCTACCCCGACCGCGCCGACATCGTCGACGCCATGGTCGAGGTCGCCCGCGAGGAGCTCGAGCACTTCCACGACGTCTTCCACCTGATGCAGGAGCGCGGCGTCGAGCTCGCCGCCGACGAAAAGGACCCCTACGTCAACGCGCTGCTCAAAAAGAGCCACAAAAAGGGCGAAAAACGCCTGCTCGACCGGCTGCTCTTGGGCTCGATCATCGAATACCGCGGCTGCGAGCGCTTCGCGATGCTCTCGCGCGAACTCGCCAAACGCCCCGACGACGCCGCCCTCGCCGAGTTCTACAAAGAACTCGCCGCCAGCGAGTCGAAGCACCGCGGCGACTTCTACGAGCTCGCCCTGAACCACTTCGACCGCGACGACGTCGAAGCACGCCTCGACTTCTGGCTCGACCTCGAAGGCCAGATCGTCGACGAGTTGCCCATTCGCGCGGCGTTGCACTAA
- a CDS encoding glycosyltransferase family 2 protein has product MAKRPNKAIRRYLKRHGHDVPEASTLPAPHPDLRASVVIPAYDELDNIGRVIASLEQASETPEVFEVIVVVNNARDAAADKVEANRKTIAMLRDLQTPFALHVVDRSRPEQAYDPEDAGVGLARREGADLALERLLSVGRGADGLMPCLDGDSPVAPGYIDGLIAEFDAYPDMLAGVCRYRHPVPDEGEHARAIAAYEAWMRYWEAAMVLTGSPYAFQSIGSCMVLSARGYALADGMPTLQALSDFYVLEKVIKAGGPGAVRQLGAPLVYPSARPSGRVPRGTGPSVRMQMETGTTRFEMAEPPGVFFALGSLFDAVQEGFRNPEALRDAVDSSGAYAPILAKLLQEYLDEIDAWPTFAKLRDNAPTAAHFARHFHTWFDNLKVVKFANVAKRSRGGVWIFDAVRDVYAALGLTQVATKIPRVGPDEADVAAWRELLDVLRDAELAVHLSM; this is encoded by the coding sequence ATGGCAAAAAGGCCCAACAAAGCAATCCGTCGCTACCTGAAGCGCCACGGCCACGACGTGCCCGAAGCGAGCACGCTGCCCGCGCCGCACCCGGACTTACGCGCCTCGGTGGTCATCCCCGCCTACGACGAGCTCGACAATATCGGCCGGGTCATCGCCTCGCTGGAGCAGGCGAGCGAGACACCCGAGGTGTTCGAGGTGATCGTGGTGGTGAACAACGCCCGCGATGCTGCCGCCGACAAGGTCGAGGCGAACCGAAAGACGATCGCGATGCTGCGCGACCTGCAGACGCCGTTCGCGCTGCACGTCGTCGACCGCTCGCGTCCGGAGCAGGCCTACGACCCGGAGGACGCCGGCGTGGGGCTCGCCCGGCGTGAGGGCGCCGACCTGGCGCTCGAGCGGCTTCTGTCGGTCGGCCGCGGCGCCGACGGGCTCATGCCGTGTCTGGACGGCGACTCCCCGGTCGCCCCCGGCTACATCGACGGGCTCATCGCCGAATTCGACGCCTACCCCGACATGCTCGCCGGTGTGTGCCGCTACCGCCACCCGGTGCCCGACGAGGGCGAGCACGCCCGCGCCATCGCCGCCTACGAGGCGTGGATGCGCTACTGGGAAGCCGCGATGGTGCTCACAGGCTCGCCGTACGCCTTCCAGTCGATCGGCTCGTGCATGGTCCTGAGCGCCCGCGGCTACGCCCTGGCCGACGGCATGCCCACGCTGCAGGCGCTGAGCGACTTCTACGTGCTCGAAAAGGTCATCAAAGCCGGCGGCCCGGGCGCCGTGCGCCAACTCGGCGCCCCGCTCGTCTACCCGTCCGCGCGCCCCTCCGGCCGCGTGCCCCGCGGCACCGGGCCCAGCGTCCGCATGCAGATGGAGACGGGCACCACCCGCTTCGAGATGGCCGAGCCCCCGGGCGTCTTCTTCGCCCTGGGGAGCCTGTTCGACGCCGTCCAAGAGGGCTTTCGCAACCCCGAGGCCCTGCGCGACGCCGTCGACAGCTCCGGCGCCTACGCCCCCATCCTCGCCAAACTGCTCCAAGAGTACCTCGACGAGATCGACGCCTGGCCCACCTTCGCCAAGCTACGCGACAACGCCCCCACCGCCGCCCACTTCGCGCGCCACTTCCACACCTGGTTCGACAACCTCAAGGTCGTCAAATTCGCCAACGTCGCCAAGCGAAGCCGCGGCGGAGTGTGGATCTTCGACGCCGTGCGCGACGTCTACGCCGCCCTCGGCCTCACCCAGGTCGCCACGAAGATCCCGCGCGTCGGCCCCGACGAGGCCGACGTCGCCGCCTGGCGCGAGCTTCTGGACGTGCTGCGCGACGCGGAATTGGCGGTGCATCTGTCGATGTAA